A single region of the Pyricularia oryzae 70-15 chromosome 4, whole genome shotgun sequence genome encodes:
- a CDS encoding prolyl-tRNA synthetase 1 produces the protein MMQRLNPRACKPNLGALCQPRRQNALARISWARAIYLDHRVRLQNAYDPAGGVTDKDRKLSEDAHEKLVRAGYLRQANAGIFHLMPLGYRVQDKIMKLIEKHMQSIGASRLALATLSSPGIWAKSGRFEKAMTELFLMTDRKGKGLLLSPTHEEEITTLVKHTLSSYKQLPARLYQITPKFRDEMRPRKGLLRGREFMMKDLYTFDLSVNTALQTYEQVRAAYDRIFSELRLPVMVAEASSGDIGGDLSHEYHLPTSEGEDDVISCSRCHYMANTEVAVSKLQPHNNPKPDAEQPNQDVSVWRAITRDKMTLVNVWYPESSEIKLATCGRPSAEKWAEVVNFHAVKRIAPDLDANVENVEVAWWNSVLAHGSKSGSVEKADDKKPLKVINLVDGRLLLNEDKQKLQDAMEISTLPFAKEAYAKFDLSQVTTITESKDGEPLNLIKIRDGDACPKCDSGTLSVRKATELGHTFHLGDRYSEPMGLTVKLPNTSQAESGSNTVSDEEGQIYSFSSKRQGEVNVQMGCHGIGVSRIIAAVAEHFGDSRGLNWPRAIAPYEVAIITKNSLGDAESIYDLLSEGGAIATPAFPKPDLVLDDRDKTLPWKLKDADLVGYPVVVVLGKAWVESKQCEVQCRQLSFKELVALDNLPGVVGKLLGQL, from the exons ATGATGCAAAGACTGAATCCGAGGGCGTGTAAGCCGAACTTGGGTGCATTATGTCAACCCCGTCGCCAGAATGCCCTCGCCAGAATATCTTGG GCCCGAGCTATCTATCTTGACCACCGAGTCCGCTTGCAAAATGCATACGATCCGGCTGGTGGTGTGACTGACAAAGACCGGAAGTTGAGTGAGG ATGCTCATGAAAAACTCGTGCGTGCCGGCTACTTACGCCAG GCAAACGCTGGAATTTTTCATTTGATGCCCCTGGGATATCGGGTCCAAGACAAGATCATGAAGCTCATCGAGAAGCACATGCAGAGTATAG gagcttcaagattggcgCTTGCAACACTATCTTCGCCAGGCATATGGGCAAAGTCAGGACGGTTCGAAAAGGCAATGACCGAG CTGTTTTTGATGACCGATCGCAAAGGCAAAGGTTTGCTACTGTCTCCGACACACGAGGAAGAGATCACTACGCTTGTCAAGCATACTCTCAGCTCATATAAGCAGCTTCCAGCAAGACTTTACCAGATCA CTCCCAAGTTCCGTGACGAGATGCGGCCTCGCAAGGGACTTTTGCGTGGTCGTGAGTTCATGATGAAGGATTTATACACATTCGACCTCTCTGTCAACACCGCCCTCCAAACATACGAACAAGTACGTGCCGCATACGACAGGATATTCTCTGAGCTGCGTTTGCCTGTCATGGTTGCCGAGGCCAGTTCAGGAGATATTGGAGGTGACCTCAGTCATGAGTACCACCTGCCTACGTCTGAAGGAGAAGACGATGTCATTTCTTGCTCTCGGTGCCACTATATGGCGAATACAGAGGTTGCCGTGAGCAAATTGCAGCCGCACAATAACCCGAAGCCGGATGCCGAGCAGCCTAATCAGGATGTCAGCGTGTGGCGGGCCATCACCAGGGACAAGATGACTCTAGTCAATGTTTGGTATCCGGAAAGCTCCGAAATCAAGCTCGCCACATGTGGTCGTCCAAGCGCTGAGAAGTGGGCAGAAGTTGTCAACTTCCACGCGGTCAAGCGCATTGCGCCCGACTTGGACGCCAATGTTGAGAACGTTGAGGTTGCTTGGTGGAACTCGGTCCTCGCACACGGCAGTAAGAGTGGGAGTGTGGAAAAAGCAGACGATAAGAAGCCACTCAAGGTGATCAATCTGGTTGACGGTAGGCTGTTGTTGAACGAAGACAAGCAAAAACTGCAGGATGCAATGGAGATCTCGACCTTGCCTTTTGCCAAAGAGGCGTACGCCAAGTTTGACCTGTCCCAGGTAACGACCATCACTGAGAGCAAGGATGGCGAACCACTAAACCTCATCAAGATTCGAGACGGCGACGCTTGCCCCAAGTGCGACTCGGGCACTCTCTCTGTGCGCAAAGCCACTGAGCTCGGTCATACATTTCACTTGGGTGACAGGTATTCGGAGCCCATGGGGCTCACTGTCAAGCTTCCAAATACATCTCAGGCTGAGAGTGGCAGCAATACCGTCTCAGACGAAGAGGGGCAGATATACAGCTTCTCTTCCAAGAGACAAGGCGAGGTCAATGTTCAAATGGGCTGCCATGGTATCGGTGTATCGAGGATCATAGCCGCAGTAGCAGAACATTTCGGTGACTCTCGAGGCCTGAACTGGCCAAGGGCTATAGCACCGTATGAGGTTGCCATTATTACAAAAAATTCACTGGGAGATGCAGAGAGCATTTATGATCTCCTGAGCGAAGGCGGCGCGATCGCTACACCTGCGTTCCCTAAACCTGATCTTGTTCTGGACGACCGCGACAAGACTTTACCCTGGAAGCTGAAGGACGCGGATCTCGTGGGCTAtcccgttgttgttgttctcgGGAAAGCCTGGGTGGAGTCAAAACAGTGTGAAGTTCAATGTCGACAGCTCAGCTTCAAAGAGTTGGTTGCCTTGGATAACCTGCCAGGTGTTGTAGGCAAACTCCTTGGTCAGCTTTGA
- a CDS encoding prefoldin codes for MAGREQQINLDSLSTQQLSAVKKQLDEEVEHLTASFTQLHAAQGKFRECLRIVKEQSASPEAKKDVLVPLTNSLYVRGKLSDPSNVLVDVGTGFYIEKSTTSAAEFYEAKVKELGGNIQGLEGIVQGKTNNLRVVEEVLRQKLATGAKPS; via the exons ATGGCGGGTAGAGAACAGCAAA TAAATCTCGATAGCCTCAGCACTCAACAGCTGAGTGCCGTCAAGAAGCAGCTGGATGAGGAGGTTGAGCACCTGACAGCCTCTTTCACGCAGCTCCACGCTGCACAAGGCAAATTTCGCGAATGCCTGCGCATCGTGAAAGAGCAGTCGGCGTCACCAGAAG CAAAGAAGGATGTTTTGGTTCCCCTGACGAACTCCTTGTATGTAAGGGGCAAGCTGTCTGATCCAAGCAATGTTCTTGTTGATGTCGGCACCGGCTTCTATATCGAAAAG AGTACTACCAGCGCAGCAGAGTTCTACGAGGCCAAGGTGAAAGAGCTAGGAGGAAACATCCAGGGCCTCGAGGGCATTGTGCAAGGGAAGACGAACAACTTGCGCGTCGTAGAGGAAG TTCTCCGCCAAAAGCTTGCCACTGGCGCCAAACCATCGTAG